One genomic window of Daphnia pulex isolate KAP4 chromosome 10, ASM2113471v1 includes the following:
- the LOC124205575 gene encoding probable glutathione S-transferase 7, which yields MPVYKLHYFNNPRQGRAELSRLILSQAGVEFQDIRFAHCEWPAIKPTTPFGHVPILEVDGRVLAQSNTIARYLAKKHGLAGQDEWEEALADMYADNIHDLLNAVAVPFVEKDPVKKKELYQNFMRITIAPHVAAVEKQLKKNNTGYLVGNQLTWADLAYYAYFSDFLEVKFGSAFLKAAPRLKALIDRVKALPNVQKWTAYRDATYPEDKE from the exons ATGCCCGTCTACAAGTTGCATTACTTTAACAATCCGCGTCAGGGTCGTGCCGAATTGTCCCGGCTGATCCTCAGTCAGGCCGGCGTCGAATTCCAGGACATCCGTTTTGCCCATTGCGAATGGCCGGCCATCAAGCCCA CCACGCCCTTTGGCCATGTTCCCATCTTAGAAGTGGACGGGCGGGTGCTGGCCCAATCGAACACTATTGCCCGATACCTGGCCAAGAAACACGGTCTGGCCGGGCAGGACGAGTGGGAGGAGGCCCTGGCCGACATGTACGCCGACAACATTCACGACCTGTTGAATG CTGTGGCGGTGCCGTTCGTGGAAAAAGATCctgtgaagaagaaggaactgTACCAGAATTTCATGCGGATAACCATCGCCCCTCACGTGGCCGCCGTtgagaaacaattgaaaaagaacaacacGGGATATCTGGTCGGCAATCAG CTGACCTGGGCGGATCTGGCGTACTACGCTTATTTCTCCGATTTCCTCGAAGTGAAATTTGGCAGCGCCTTCTTGAAAGCGGCGCCACGTTTAAAAGCCCTGATCGATCGCGTCAAAGCTCTGCCCAACGTTCAAAAGTGGACGGCCTATCGGGACGCGACCTACCCGGAGGATaaagaataa
- the LOC124205576 gene encoding complement C1q tumor necrosis factor-related protein 2-like: MPSSCADLQGIGHKLSGFFSVKGAKKMEMVYCNFNANQNDIQKWIGYVDVKSAPVHFYVQRNSSFFREKTPIPFELAVVNEGNAMNLTSGIFTAPKPGIYFFSFKGLAFLKSSSYAELTSYLYFNGNRIGSSYVDHQNKSVNQWSPVTLQSTLNLKKGDQVWVTINHYGSPSYLHEDDHRYTRYTHFMGWMSEEEIVAAL; the protein is encoded by the exons ATGCCATCCTCGTGTGCGGATCTGCAGGGAATTGGACACAAACTGAGCGGATTCTTTTCTGTCAAAGGAgcaaagaagatggaaatggtTTACTGCAACTTTAACGCCAATCAAAATG aCATAcagaaatggatcggatacgTCGACGTCAAATCGgcgcccgtccatttctacgtccagagaaattcttcatttttcagagaaaaaacTCCAATTCCGTTCGAGTTGGCGGTGGTGAACGAGGGAAACGCCATGAATTTGACATCGGGGATATTCACGGCACCGAaaccgggaatttattttttctctttcaaggGACTGGCGTTTCTTAAATCTTCATCTTATGCTGAACTTACTTCTTATCTTTATTTTAACGGGAATCGAATCGGGTCGAGTTATGTTGATCATCAGAACAAATCCGTTAATCAATGGAGTCCTGTGACCCTCCAGTCGACgctaaacttgaaaaaaggcgaTCAAGTCTGGGTGACGATTAATCATTATGGTTCACCATCGTATTTGCATGAAGATGATCACCGCTACACTCGCTACACCCATTTCATGGGTTGGATGTcggaggaggaaattgtggCGGCCCTTTGA
- the LOC124203548 gene encoding matrix metalloproteinase-9-like, with protein sequence MWHIMWLTTLSFVCYLSAINCVDPALIAIDTEATAEAMGNLQRFGYLERGPQDSSYSESVCTAESFRSAIEDFQSFAGLKKTGEIDNETCEVMSKPRCGVPDRIRPGHSSTRQKRFVIQGTFIQIGSIWPKKQLTYKIKNYTPDMSQSDVDREIARAFQMWADVADVTFVHVKNPLADVDINIIFASGEHDDGNCDDPFNDGPNGILAHAAFPSTGGYVHFDESETWTLNSDKGTNLFQVATHEFGHVLGLRHSHVRTAVMYHKYEYYRPDFKLDKDDIQGIQTLYGENQLRKLEIELKAKIELLRDTVNDLVKSNTDLNNKLEIEENEGQSR encoded by the exons ATGTGGCATATAATGTGGTTGACAACATTGAGCTTCGTGTGTTACTTGTCGGCGATAAACTGTGTCGACCCTGCTCTAATCGCTATCGACACCGAAGCCACAGCCGAAGCAATg gGAAACCTTCAAAGATTCGGGTATTTGGAACGTGGGCCTCAAGACTCTTCCTATTCAGAAAGTGTTTGTACAGCTGAATCTTTCAGGAGTGCAATCGAAGATTTTCAATCCTTTGCTGGATTGAAGAAAACAG GTGAAATTGATAATGAGACATGTGAAGTGATGAGTAAACCGCGTTGTGGGGTTCCGGATCGAATTCGCCCCGGTCATTCCAGCACTCGCCAGAAACGATTCGTCATTCAAG gaaCTTTCATTCAAATAGGGAGCATTTGGCCTAAAAAACAACTAACTTACAAAATTAAGAACTACACGCCGGATATGAGCCAATCGGACGTGGATCGTGAAATCGCCAGAGCCTTTCAGATGTGGGCAGACGTGGCCGATGTGACCTTCGTCCATGTAAAAAATCCATTGGCTGACGTCGACATCAACATCAT TTTTGCGTCTGGAGAACATGATGACGGGAATTGCGATGATCCCTTCAACGATGGTCCGAATGGTATTTTAGCTCACGCTGCCTTTCCTTCAACAGGAGGTTATGTTCATTTTGACGAAAGCGAAACCTGGACGCTCAACTCTGATAAGG GAACGAATTTATTCCAGGTGGCTACTCACGAGTTCGGGCACGTTTTGGGTCTGAGACACTCCCATGTAAGAACGGCTGTGATGTACCATAAATACGAATATTACCGCCCTGATTTCAAATTAGACAAGGACGACATTCAAGGCATCCAG ACATTGTATGGGGAGAATCAGTTGCGGAAATTGGAGATTGAATTAAAAG CCAAAATTGAGCTCTTAAGAGACACCGTGAACGATTTGGTGAAATCCAATACTGacttgaataataaattagaaa TTGAAGAAAACGAGGGACAATCTCGATGA